The genomic DNA AGCGCGTCATGTGGATCGGCTTGGCTATCTGGGCCGTTTTTGAAGTTATCTTTCTGGCCTGCGGTGTTGCCGTTAACAGCTACCCCATCATGCTGCTGGCATATTCCCTGCGTGGCTTAGGGTACCCGCTGTTCACTTACGGTTTTCTGGTATGGATTGCCGCTGCCACACCACCGCGTCAGCTTGGTTCTGCTGCGGGCTGGTTCTGGTTTGCCTTTTCCGGTGGCCTGCCTACCTTGGGTTCTCTGTTCGCCAGCTTTGCCATTCCTGTTATTGGGGAAATGGCCACTTTCTGGTCTTCTCTGGGAATGGTTATTTTTGGTGGTCTGCTGGCTCTGCTGCTTACGCGTGAACCTACAGGCTCTCAGCGTTTGGCGGCCCCCGGCACCCCCGCCAAGGATATCTTCTTTAGCTCCATCAGCATTCTGTGGCGCGAACCCAAAACGTTTGTGGCCATGGTGGTACGCACCATCAACACATCATCCGAATACGCGTTTTTGGTGATTATGCCGACCTTCTTTACCAAGGTTATTGGTTTTACACTTTCTCAGTGGTTGCAGCTGCTGTCTATCGTGTTCCTGTCCAATATTCTGGTAAACCTGTTTTCCGGTATTTCAGCAGACAAGTTCGGTCATCGTGAAGTTGTAGCTTTTGGTGGCGGCATTGGCGCAGCTATTATGGTGCCTGCCTTCTATTACGTGCCGCAGATGTTCCCCGGCAACTTTATGATTGCCGCTATTGTGGGTGCTTTGTATGGCGCATCCTTGGCTGCTTTTGTACCTCTATCCGGCTTGGTGCCCCAGATCTGCCCAAAGGAAAAAGCTGCAGCTCTTTCCGCTCTTGGGTTGGGTGCTGGTGCCAGCACGTGGGTTGGCCCGGCCATTGTAACATGGTTTCAATCCTGGCGCGGTGTTGAAGGCATCATCTGGATCTTCTCTGGTCTGTATGTTGCTTCTGCCCTGATGACCATGCGCCTGACTATTTCACCCGAAGCACGCCGCTATCTGAAAAAAATCTCCGAACGGGAAAAACAGAAGCGCGCAGCTGCTGCTCGTGGTGATATTGCTGAAGAACTTTCCCTCAGTAAACAATCCTGAAGCCGTTCTGCTTTATATGCAAAGCTGGCAAAAGCCCCATCCATTTCTGGATGGGGCTTTTTTTTTATGTTCTGTCACACGCAGATGAATTACATCATGTCGCATGGCACCCAATACTCATCCCCTCCGGCGAGGCTGGACAACAGGCAGTTGCGCAACAGCCGCAGCAAAGGCCGCATGGCTGATGCTGAACGGCAATCCCGCTCCTGCCTGCGTGAACATCACCCTTCCCTCCGGTCAACAGGTAGGGTTTGCCATTGCCCGCACTGGAGGTACGCCAGATGCGCCTTTTGCTGAAGTTATTAAAGATGCGGGGGATGACCCGGATATCACGCACGGGGCCCTTATTCGCGCAACAGTAAAAACCTTACCTGCTGGTTGTGGGATTATGTTTCAAGCTGGCCCCGGTGTGGGCACAGTCACCCGCCCCGGCTTGCCCATAGCTGTGGGGGAACCTGCCATAAACCCAACACCTCGCGCCATGATTCGCGCGGCTTTAACCAAAGCAAATGCAGGTATCTGCCCAGATGCAGAGGTGATTATCAGCGTAGAAAATGGAAAAAAACTAGCTGAACGCACACTAAACAGTCGGCTAGGCATTCTGAACGGTCTGTCCATTTTGGGCACAACCGGCATTGTGGTGCCTTTTTCATGCTCAGCATGGATTGAGAGCATCCATCGGGGCGTGGATGTTGCGCGCGCAGAGGGCCTGACGCATTTGGCCGGAAGCACCGGAAATGTTTCCGAAAAAGGTGTGCAACAGTTTTATAACCTGCCAGACAGTGCGCTGATTGAAATGGGAGACTTTGCTGGTGGCCTCTTAAAATACCTCCGCAAGCATCCCATTCCGCGCCTTACAATATCTGGCGGCATCGCCAAAATGACCAAGCTTGGCCAAGGCTTTATGGACCTGCATTCTAAACGAGGCCCGGCAGATATGCGCCAATTGGCCGATCTTGTTCTCGCGCATAACGGAAAGCCCGATATAGCAGAGACCATTGCGTGCAGCCCCACAGTGGCTGAGGCCTTTTTGCACGCAAGCCAACAGGGTTTTCCATTAGGACACCTGATTGCCAGCTCTGCCTTACAAACAGTTAAGAATGTTCTACACCCCGCCCCCATACAAGCCGATGTGCTCGTGTTTGACCGTGCAGGCAATCTGGTTGGGCAAGCCTGAAAGCTTAGTCCTGCCCGCGAAAACGCCGCCGATAATCAGGATTATACAGAGCGCTTTCTCTAAAATCCTTATCACCTAATACGCGGCCAACAATCACAAGCGCGGTGCGTTCAATGGGGTTTTCTTTCAACTTGTCTGCAATGTTGGCAAGTGTTCCGCGTAGTACAAGCTGGTCTGGCCACGTTGCTCGAGCCACAATAGCTACCGGGCAATCCGTCCCATAAAATGGCGTCAACTCTTCTACAATTCTCTCCAGCGCATGCACTGCCAGATGGATAGCCAGTGTCGCGCCTGTAGCACCAAAAGCTGCCAGCGTTTCTTTTTCTGGCATAGCGGAAGCACGTCCGTTTACACGCGTAAGCACCACACTTTGGGCAACGCCCGGAATGGTGAGTTCCTGCCCCAATATGGAAGCCGCTGCCGCAAAGGCTGGCACGCCCGGTGTCATACTCCACGGAATACCGTGTTTTTCTAGACGGCGGATCTGCTCTGCCACAGCACTATATACAGATAGATCACCCGAATGCAGGCGTGCCACATCCTGCCCTTGCTGATGAGCCTTTACGTATTCAGCTTCTATCTCATCTAATGTCATGGGGGCTGTATCAACCTTGTGCGCATCTGGCGGGCAAAATTGCAGCATTTCTGGTGGCACAATAGATCCTGCGTATAAACATACTGGACAGGATGCCAAAATATCCCTTCCGCGTATGGTAAGCAGATCAGCCGCTCCGGGGCCTGCCCCTATAAAATGCACGGTCATTCAAATATCTCCTTCTGCCACGGCGCATGTCACACCATTCATGCTGCAACGCGGTACAATAAGTTTGCCCTGTGGGCCAGCCGCAACCAATGCACAGGCTTCAGATACAGAGGCTACTCCGGTATGCTGCATGCTACGGGCTGATACTGTCTTGCAGTGCGCATTCATCTGCTGCATGGCCGCAAGCTCTACCCAGACAATTCGGATACCCAGGCAATTTGCCACCTGTAATGGCAGATTTGTAGCATGCCGAAACGCAGGAACAGCAAGAGCGGACAACTCTTTGCCAGAATGGTACGCCAAGGCGCGTGCAATACATGCCTGAGCCTGCGCTAAGGTTGCCCTACTGTTCCAGCCCAAGCCAAGAAATATCATGAGGCCTCAGGTTTCTGCGCGATCCACTGTGTTACTGGCATGGCAGGACGGAAACCATGGAGAGACCCTATCTTCTCTAACCGAGACACAGAAATGCGCGTAAGCGTTCCCCCCCATTCCTGCATGGCACGCAGCAATCGGGCTTCTGTTTCCGCCACCACGGCATTCACCACAATACGACCACCGGGTTTAAGAGCCTGCCATGCAGTTTCCAATACGCTTGCGCGGCTTGCGCCTCCGCCAACAAAAATAGCATCAGGCTTTGGCAAATCTTCCATGCCTTCTGGTGCACGGGCTTGCCTTACATCTAGCCCCGGCACACCAAGAGCCGCCGCATTACGTGCAATGCACGCAGCCCGTTCTGGCTGTGCCTCAATGCACACTGCGCGGCAGGATGGAGATGCCAACATCCATTCAATACTAATGGAACCAGCTCCGCCTCCAATATCCCACAATAGCTCCCCTGCCCGAGGTGCTAGGGATGACAGCGTAACAGCACGAATTTCCCGCTTTGTAAGCTGGCCATCATGTTCAAACCACGTATCTGGTAACCCGTTGGTAAGCGGCAATGTATGGGAAGCACTTTGGGCACCTACCTCCAGCCCTATCAGGTTAAGCCGCTGAAGTTTATCTGGCGCACCTTCATGGGCATAAAAACTGTGCAAAGCTTCATGCGGGCCTCCTAGCCGTTCCAACACATGGCAACGCGTTGCACTTAATCCTTTACTGACAAGCCAGTTAGCCAAAACATGCGGCGTATTTTCATCAGCAGACAGCACAATAACGCGGCCAGATGGCTGCAAAGCTGGATAAAGCTGTTCTATGGGGCGACCACATAAGGAAATTACCCGGCAGTCCTGCTCTGCCCACCCAAGCCGACTACAGGCCAAGGCCACAGAAGATGGCGCGGGTAAGCACAGCATTTCCTGCGGAGGGATAGAACGTGCCAGTGTATTTCCAACACCAAAAAAGAATGGATTACCAGACGCCAGAACCACAGTAGGTAAGCCCTTTCGGGCAAGAATGGCGTCTATTCCGCGTTCAAAAGGGGTGGGCCATGCAAGTGTTTTCCCCTGCACGAATGGGGCTGCCAATTCCAGATGGCGGGCACCGCCCACCACAAAAGCCGCTTGCGTAAGAATGGAACGCGCAACGGGAGAAAGACCTTCCACACCATCTTCCCCAATCCCGATCAGGGTTAACCACGGCGTTTGTGGCGCATGTTGGGGTTGCTCGGTCATTCATCCATTCCTTTTTTGGCGCATACTTGCACGGCACCGGCCTCAGCTTTTACAACACTTTGTTTTTCATGCTGTAAAGCTTGTCCATATGCCTTCATCTTCCAATAATTTTCGCGTTCTTGTTCTTGGCGGCACCACTGAAGCCTCTGCCTTGTGCCGTTATCTGGAGCAGGAGCCTTCCATCAGTGCTACGCTTTCCCTTGCGGGGGCAACCAAACAGCCGCATTTGCCTACGCTATCTGTGCGAATTGGTGGTTTTGGAGGTTCTGATGGATTGTGCGCGTGGCTCAAAACACATGGAATCAAGGCTATAATAGATGCCACCCACCCTTTTGCGGCCACCATGAGCCAACATGCGGCCACTGCCTGCGCGACCACACAAACGCCTTTGTTGCGTCTGGAACGATCAGGTTGGCAGGAAATGCCAAGCGATAAATGGTTCCATGCAGCCAATCTGACAAAAGCGGCAAACCTATTAGCTAACGCCCCTACATGGAAAACAGCACCACAGCGTATTTTTTTAACAACAGGCCGTAAGGAATTGGCACCGTTTAAAATTGCGCCACAGCATCGTTACCTCATCCGCTCCATTGATGCGCCAGATCCTGCTTCCTTACCTCCGAATGCAACCATCCTGCTGGATCGCGGGCCTTTTGACGTGCAGAGCGAAGCCAAGCTGATGCAAGATTACGACATCACATTGCTGGTTTCAAAAAACTCTGGCGGCAGCGCAACATACCCCAAGCTGGAGGCTGCACGCCTGTTGCATATTCCCGTCCTGATGGTCGATCGCCCAGTGGCTTGCTCTAACATCCCCATAGTAGAAACTGCCCAACAAGCCATGGCATGGTTACAGGCGCATCAAGCCGCATCAACCCGCCGTAAAGTGTAAAACCACGGTTCACCATTGGGCCTATCCACCAAACGGCTAGCTTTGCAGCCTATCAACACCAATGTGCTCATATCAGCCCATTCTGCATTGGCTTCTTGCAGGGTAGCAAGCCGCACAGCTTCATCTGGCCGCCCTATGGCGCGCGCAAAAGCAACCGGAATAGTGGGCGGTAAAACACCCCGCAAATGCTCCAAAGCCTCACCCAACTGCCACGGACGAGCGTGAGATCGTGGATTATACAGCGCAATAACAAAGCCCGCCTGTGCGGCAAGCTGCAAACGTTCAAGCACCACATCCCAAGGTTTGAGATTATCTGAAAGGGACATAACGCAGAAGTCCCCACCCAAGGGGGCACCCAACCGCGCAGCCGCAGCCAGAACAGCACTCAGGCCAGGGACAACGCTGATATCCAGCGCACGCCATTTGTCTGGCCCTTGCTCTAACGCCTCAAACACAGCGCTAGCCATGCCAAACACACCTGCATCTCCGCCAGAAACAACAGCCACATGCCGCCCCTGCTCTGCCATTTGCAGAGCGTGCCGGGCGCGGTCCAACTCTACCCTGTTGTCTGAGGCATGGCGGACAACGTGCGGAGGGACTTCTACCCGTTTCACATACGGACCATACCCAACTAGATCTGTTGCTTTAGCCAATGCCTGATCTGCCTGCGGAGTACGCTGAAGGCTATTACCCGGCCCCAACCCTACAATGGTAACGCTGCCCTTCATCTCACACCTTTCCGCCCCGGCAGCAGAACCAGCGAGAAATAAGGCACGCTATCTTCCTGCTCCTGCAAAGCACACATACGGGTATTTTCCTGCGTGCCACGTTCAACATATACGGCATCTGACAAACGGCCTGCTTTTTCCAATGCCCGCTTGACCTGCGGCATGTTACGGCCTGTTTTCATAATAACTGCAGCATCTGCCTGTTCCAGCCAGTTGGTCAGCTTATCTTCTGGCAACGTGGCGGGAAGAACGCACAACACATCATCCCCATGCGTTATGGGCAGGTGTGCCTGGGTCCAGCATCCATTCATGGCCATAATACCGGGCACAACCTCGGTTTCAAAGCCAGCTTTCAGCCGATCAAAAAGATACATGGCCGAGCCGTAAAGGAAGGGATCGCCCTCACATAACAGAACGACATCCTGCCCTTTATCTAACCGTTGGGCCAGATTGTGTGCGCATTCATCGTAAAACTGGCCCATGCCACCATGATATGCTGGGTTGGCAACTGAGATTTCTGTTGTAAATGGATATTCCAGCCGCAATTCTTCAGCATCCGGGGCAATATGCGCACGCGCAATCGTGCGCGCATGACCCGGCCTATCATGACGGCAGAAATACGCCACCACCTTTGCCGCCTGCACCAGCCGGACAGCCCGAACGGTCATGAGCTCTGGATCACCCGGCCCTACGCCAACAACCTGTAATCTGCCGCGTGTCATTTATTCACGCTCACAGGCCAGAGCATTTACAGCGGCGGCAGCCATAGCACTCCCTCCCGGCCTGCCACGCACCACAAGCCATGGCACATCTTTGCGGAGGGAAAGAGCTTCCTTAGATTCCATGGCCCCCACAAAACCTACGGGCAACCCAATGATAGCTGCAGGATACGGTGCCCCAGCATCTATCATTTCTAATAAATGGAATAACGCGGTAGGTGCATTGCCAATGGCAACCACTGCACCAGCTAGCTTTTCTCCCCACAAATCCAGTGCGGCGGCTGAACGGGTGTTACCAATCTGGCGCGCCAGTTCGGGCGTGCGGCTATCACGCAATGTACAAATAACAGGGTTGTTAGCAGGCAAACGTGCCCGCGTAACCCCGTGCGCCACCATTTCGGAATCACACAAAATATCGCAGCCTTTTTTCAAGGCCGTGCGGGCAGCCGCCACAAAATTTGCCGTCATGCTAACAGATTGAGCCATCTCCACCAAGCCGCAGGCATGAATAATGCGCACAACAACCTGCGCTTCTTCCGGCGTAAAGGCAGAAAGATCGGCTTCTGCCCGAATGGTCGCGAAGGAGCGTTCGTAAATAGCTGCTCCATTCTTGATATACTCATACGCGGCCATTCATTATCCTTTCCTGTGGCTTGGTGCCTATAAAATAGTCTTCGACAGCTCTGTCATCTGGGAAAAAGCGCATGACAGGCCCCGATGCCGTGCCATTGCGGATAAGCCCATAACCACTTTGGCCGGCAACTACGGTCCAGCTTGCTTTTTCTGGGTGTGCGCAGCCTTTACTGCACCCGGATACATGCAGGCTTTCCCCAGCCCTCAAACTATGGGCCAGCGTTTTTGCCAGTGCTTGTGTAGCACCTTCTGCCTGAGCACATCCTGCATTCCCCATACAGGCAGAAACCCGTAAAATGGGATTGGTGCTTGTATCCACCATATCTGCCACATGTGGCGCGTACGACATGCCATGCAGAATAATACTGTGCCACGGCGTAAGCCGCAGAATGCCATCTCCGTTTCGTGCATGATTCGCGCAACTACGCAGCATGGCAGATGTTAAAATGCCTAATGGTGCATTCAGCGCATATAAGGCTAAGCCTATTTTACCCGCCAACAAAGCTGGATCTGGCGCATCTACAGCCGCAATTTCTACCGGATAGCCAAGCTGATTAACGGCCTGAAAGAGCATTTTACCCGTTTCTGGATACCGTGCTGGCCGTTTACTCTTTGGAATAGCGATAAAAGCCTGAGCCAGTTTTATGGTCAATTCCACTGCAGCCTGAACGGGTGCCGCCTTGCTTTTCTGATTGCCACATACAACAGACCACAACCCTGCCCCACTGGTTTGCAGCGTAATGTCTGCCTTTAACAACCCGACAGTAAACAGCCCTCCGCCATCTACGGCAAAACCAAACTTATCCGGCAATTCAGAGAGAATATCGGCATTACATAAGGCCACCCGTAAAGCTGCGGCACATTCCTGCGTATCTGATGCACAGGAAGGGTCGGCCCCCGCCAAGGGGGACTCCAATAACGCCAAACGTTTTTCCTGTTCAGGATTAGCCATACCCAAGCCTGCCAGAACGGCTAGTTCAGGAAAATGCAGGGCATTATTATGAGAGAACCCGCGTAATTGTAGACTGGCGCGATTGGTAAGGCAGATCAGCCCATTGCCCTCGCGCTCTGCAATCTGTGCCAGAAAAGTGGCCTGCGCCGCAGTTATCTGGCCAAAGGCTGGCCTTACCCGCACCAGCCAACCATCCTTAGCCTGCATGGGGGCAAACAAACCCGGACACCATCCTTTAACCTCTGGCGGCGTAAAACGCTGTGTCACGCTATCTGCCTCCCTTTCTGGCTATCGCGGATACAAAGTCTCTCTTCACGGCCGCCCTGTTACGCAACACACGCCCTGCTTGTCAAAAAGCCAGACATGCTTGATCATTTCATACGCAGGCACGCTGCAACCTTTCATCCGTTACTCGCAATCTGTGTTATGAAATACGGATGATTATAATACCCTCTCTTTCCATCCGCTTGAGCTTGATAGCAGGTTTGTTTTTTGCCGGATCAAGCATTTACTCTGTGCACGCCCATGCGAATGAACCCACCACACTAGATACAGCCGCACAGGCCACACATACGCTGGTGAAACAGATAGGCGAACAACGGTTTACTGCGCCCGATTTTCGCCCGGGTACTGTGCGACACATGGTGATGTTTCAGTTCCGCACCCACAGCAACGGTTGCGGAAAGGCAAGAAGTGACACGTCGCTTTCTGGAACTATTAACATCCTCACGCCGCCCGAATGGCACACCGGTTGTTGTCAGCTTGGAAGCCGGGCCACAAAACAGTGGGGAAAATGCTGATCTGGGGCTGGATTACGGGTACCTTGTCACCTTCCGTTCAGAAGGTGATCGTAATTACTACGTAGGCCGCCCTATTGTGCATACGAGCGGATGTTTTGACCCCACGCATGATGCTTTCAAAAAGTTTGCGGCGCCATTCCTAGCCAATGTGGTGGTTTTTGATTTTACCGTAAAATGAAGGGGAGAGAAAAACTCTCCCCGTGCCGTAAATGCTTGCAATATTTAGTGTTCAGGCACCGGCAATGCCTTCTCCCACCATATCCAGTGGGTTCACTACCTTATCGAAAGTAGCGGCATCCACGTAGCCAGATTTCAAGGCTGCATCCTTAAGGGAAAGGTCATGCTCCATGGCAATGTGAGCAATTTCCGCAGCCTTGTCATAGCCAATTACAGGCGCCAACGCTGTAACAAGCATAACGGACCCACCCACATTCTGTTTGAGCTGCTTTTCGTTCAGTTGCGTGCCTTCAACAGAAAAAATACGGAAATTATGACAGCCATCCGCCAAAATACGGATACTGGCAAGACAGTTGGCGAGTATTACCGGCCGCATAACATTCAGATCCAACTGGCCCTGACTAGCCGCAAACGCAATAGTGTTATCATTGCCCAGCACCTGCGTGGCAATCATCACCATTGCTTCACATTGTGTGGGGTTCACCTTGCCGGGCATGATGGAAGATCCCGGTTCATTCTCCGGCAGGTGCAGTTCACCCAACCCACAACGCGGGCCGGAGGCCAGCCAACGCATATCATTGGCAATTTTCAGCAATGGCACCGCCAAGCCACGTAAACCGGCAGATGTTCTAGCCATGGCATCCAACCCACTTAACGCAGCAAATTTGTTAGGTGCCGTAACAAAGGGCTGTTTTGTTAGCTCTGCTATACGTGCAGCTATAGCCTTGCTGAAACCTGCCGGTGCATTCAGCCCCGTGCCCACAGCAGTGCCCCCAGCAGCAAGTTCAAACAAAGCTTTACGATCTTTACGCAGGCCACAAAGCGCATCTTCTAGCATCTGCACCCAGCCAGACCACTCCTGCCCTACTGTTAAAGGCACGGCATCCTGCAAATGGGTGCGACCAATTTTAACAACGTCCATCCATTGCTCAGCTTTCTGGCGCAATGCTTCTATAAGCTTTTCTACGCTGGGCAAAAGTCGGTTTTCAATTTCCAGCAATGTCACAACATGCATAGCTGTGGGGAATGAATCGTTGCTGGATTGGCCCATATTCACATCATCATTGGGATGCACTGGTGTTTTGGAACCAATTTTGCCGCCTACAAGCTGAATGGCACGGTTTGCAATAACCTCATTCACATTCATATTTGTTTGAGTGCCAGAGCCAGTCTGCCAGACAAATAGCGGAAAATGTGCATCTAGCTTGCCTGCCGTAACTTCATCTGCAACCGTGGCTATCAGATCAGCTTTCCATTGAGGCATTCGCCCTTCTGCCGCATTTACCAATGCAGCTGCTTTTTTAACAATGCCGTAAGCATGATAGAGCGGCAAAGGCATATGTTCTGTACCAATGGAAAAATGCACCAGACTGCGCTGGGTTTGTGCGCCCCAGTATTTGTCTGCCGGAACATCTATGGTTCCCATTGAATCACGTTCCTGCCGAACACCTGTGGCCTGAATGCCTACGGGACAAAAACGAATTTGCGGATTATTGCTCATGATACATTACCTCCCCGCTGGTCAGTTACGTTCAGCCAGCTTTCTGGTTTGGGCAGCATAGACCTCTTCCGCGCCTAAAAATGAGATCAGAACCATCACATTTAGACGATTATGATTTTCGATCAGATATTTATAATTTTTTTTAAATT from Acetobacter ascendens includes the following:
- a CDS encoding precorrin-8X methylmutase — encoded protein: MAAYEYIKNGAAIYERSFATIRAEADLSAFTPEEAQVVVRIIHACGLVEMAQSVSMTANFVAAARTALKKGCDILCDSEMVAHGVTRARLPANNPVICTLRDSRTPELARQIGNTRSAAALDLWGEKLAGAVVAIGNAPTALFHLLEMIDAGAPYPAAIIGLPVGFVGAMESKEALSLRKDVPWLVVRGRPGGSAMAAAAVNALACERE
- the cobG gene encoding precorrin-3B synthase — translated: MTQRFTPPEVKGWCPGLFAPMQAKDGWLVRVRPAFGQITAAQATFLAQIAEREGNGLICLTNRASLQLRGFSHNNALHFPELAVLAGLGMANPEQEKRLALLESPLAGADPSCASDTQECAAALRVALCNADILSELPDKFGFAVDGGGLFTVGLLKADITLQTSGAGLWSVVCGNQKSKAAPVQAAVELTIKLAQAFIAIPKSKRPARYPETGKMLFQAVNQLGYPVEIAAVDAPDPALLAGKIGLALYALNAPLGILTSAMLRSCANHARNGDGILRLTPWHSIILHGMSYAPHVADMVDTSTNPILRVSACMGNAGCAQAEGATQALAKTLAHSLRAGESLHVSGCSKGCAHPEKASWTVVAGQSGYGLIRNGTASGPVMRFFPDDRAVEDYFIGTKPQERIMNGRV
- a CDS encoding MFS transporter, encoding MKQTDPLSPPPASFADRLGIPAPLFWGFVGLLFFMIGDGVEAGYLAPYLEGHGTSAGNTALLFTIYGVTVSISAWLSGPLSDLWGPKRVMWIGLAIWAVFEVIFLACGVAVNSYPIMLLAYSLRGLGYPLFTYGFLVWIAAATPPRQLGSAAGWFWFAFSGGLPTLGSLFASFAIPVIGEMATFWSSLGMVIFGGLLALLLTREPTGSQRLAAPGTPAKDIFFSSISILWREPKTFVAMVVRTINTSSEYAFLVIMPTFFTKVIGFTLSQWLQLLSIVFLSNILVNLFSGISADKFGHREVVAFGGGIGAAIMVPAFYYVPQMFPGNFMIAAIVGALYGASLAAFVPLSGLVPQICPKEKAAALSALGLGAGASTWVGPAIVTWFQSWRGVEGIIWIFSGLYVASALMTMRLTISPEARRYLKKISEREKQKRAAAARGDIAEELSLSKQS
- a CDS encoding bifunctional cobalt-precorrin-7 (C(5))-methyltransferase/cobalt-precorrin-6B (C(15))-methyltransferase; its protein translation is MTEQPQHAPQTPWLTLIGIGEDGVEGLSPVARSILTQAAFVVGGARHLELAAPFVQGKTLAWPTPFERGIDAILARKGLPTVVLASGNPFFFGVGNTLARSIPPQEMLCLPAPSSVALACSRLGWAEQDCRVISLCGRPIEQLYPALQPSGRVIVLSADENTPHVLANWLVSKGLSATRCHVLERLGGPHEALHSFYAHEGAPDKLQRLNLIGLEVGAQSASHTLPLTNGLPDTWFEHDGQLTKREIRAVTLSSLAPRAGELLWDIGGGAGSISIEWMLASPSCRAVCIEAQPERAACIARNAAALGVPGLDVRQARAPEGMEDLPKPDAIFVGGGASRASVLETAWQALKPGGRIVVNAVVAETEARLLRAMQEWGGTLTRISVSRLEKIGSLHGFRPAMPVTQWIAQKPEAS
- the cobM gene encoding precorrin-4 C(11)-methyltransferase, with protein sequence MTVHFIGAGPGAADLLTIRGRDILASCPVCLYAGSIVPPEMLQFCPPDAHKVDTAPMTLDEIEAEYVKAHQQGQDVARLHSGDLSVYSAVAEQIRRLEKHGIPWSMTPGVPAFAAAASILGQELTIPGVAQSVVLTRVNGRASAMPEKETLAAFGATGATLAIHLAVHALERIVEELTPFYGTDCPVAIVARATWPDQLVLRGTLANIADKLKENPIERTALVIVGRVLGDKDFRESALYNPDYRRRFRGQD
- a CDS encoding cobalt-precorrin-6A reductase, whose protein sequence is MPSSSNNFRVLVLGGTTEASALCRYLEQEPSISATLSLAGATKQPHLPTLSVRIGGFGGSDGLCAWLKTHGIKAIIDATHPFAATMSQHAATACATTQTPLLRLERSGWQEMPSDKWFHAANLTKAANLLANAPTWKTAPQRIFLTTGRKELAPFKIAPQHRYLIRSIDAPDPASLPPNATILLDRGPFDVQSEAKLMQDYDITLLVSKNSGGSATYPKLEAARLLHIPVLMVDRPVACSNIPIVETAQQAMAWLQAHQAASTRRKV
- a CDS encoding precorrin-2 C(20)-methyltransferase; its protein translation is MTRGRLQVVGVGPGDPELMTVRAVRLVQAAKVVAYFCRHDRPGHARTIARAHIAPDAEELRLEYPFTTEISVANPAYHGGMGQFYDECAHNLAQRLDKGQDVVLLCEGDPFLYGSAMYLFDRLKAGFETEVVPGIMAMNGCWTQAHLPITHGDDVLCVLPATLPEDKLTNWLEQADAAVIMKTGRNMPQVKRALEKAGRLSDAVYVERGTQENTRMCALQEQEDSVPYFSLVLLPGRKGVR
- a CDS encoding cobalt-precorrin-5B (C(1))-methyltransferase; amino-acid sequence: MAPNTHPLRRGWTTGSCATAAAKAAWLMLNGNPAPACVNITLPSGQQVGFAIARTGGTPDAPFAEVIKDAGDDPDITHGALIRATVKTLPAGCGIMFQAGPGVGTVTRPGLPIAVGEPAINPTPRAMIRAALTKANAGICPDAEVIISVENGKKLAERTLNSRLGILNGLSILGTTGIVVPFSCSAWIESIHRGVDVARAEGLTHLAGSTGNVSEKGVQQFYNLPDSALIEMGDFAGGLLKYLRKHPIPRLTISGGIAKMTKLGQGFMDLHSKRGPADMRQLADLVLAHNGKPDIAETIACSPTVAEAFLHASQQGFPLGHLIASSALQTVKNVLHPAPIQADVLVFDRAGNLVGQA
- the cobJ gene encoding precorrin-3B C(17)-methyltransferase, with translation MKGSVTIVGLGPGNSLQRTPQADQALAKATDLVGYGPYVKRVEVPPHVVRHASDNRVELDRARHALQMAEQGRHVAVVSGGDAGVFGMASAVFEALEQGPDKWRALDISVVPGLSAVLAAAARLGAPLGGDFCVMSLSDNLKPWDVVLERLQLAAQAGFVIALYNPRSHARPWQLGEALEHLRGVLPPTIPVAFARAIGRPDEAVRLATLQEANAEWADMSTLVLIGCKASRLVDRPNGEPWFYTLRRVDAA
- the fumC gene encoding class II fumarate hydratase, with the protein product MSNNPQIRFCPVGIQATGVRQERDSMGTIDVPADKYWGAQTQRSLVHFSIGTEHMPLPLYHAYGIVKKAAALVNAAEGRMPQWKADLIATVADEVTAGKLDAHFPLFVWQTGSGTQTNMNVNEVIANRAIQLVGGKIGSKTPVHPNDDVNMGQSSNDSFPTAMHVVTLLEIENRLLPSVEKLIEALRQKAEQWMDVVKIGRTHLQDAVPLTVGQEWSGWVQMLEDALCGLRKDRKALFELAAGGTAVGTGLNAPAGFSKAIAARIAELTKQPFVTAPNKFAALSGLDAMARTSAGLRGLAVPLLKIANDMRWLASGPRCGLGELHLPENEPGSSIMPGKVNPTQCEAMVMIATQVLGNDNTIAFAASQGQLDLNVMRPVILANCLASIRILADGCHNFRIFSVEGTQLNEKQLKQNVGGSVMLVTALAPVIGYDKAAEIAHIAMEHDLSLKDAALKSGYVDAATFDKVVNPLDMVGEGIAGA
- a CDS encoding cobalamin biosynthesis protein → MIFLGLGWNSRATLAQAQACIARALAYHSGKELSALAVPAFRHATNLPLQVANCLGIRIVWVELAAMQQMNAHCKTVSARSMQHTGVASVSEACALVAAGPQGKLIVPRCSMNGVTCAVAEGDI